AACCGTGAAATCCGCATTCCAAAAGTTCAGCTGATCGGAGCTGATGGACAGAATGTCGGCATCGTGCCCACCGACCAGGCTTTGAAAATGGCGGAAGAAGCCGGCCTCGATCTCGTCGAAATTTCCCCCAATGTTGAACCGCCGGTGTGCAAGATCCTCGATCTGGGCAAGCTGAAATATGCCAACCAGAAGAAGGCTGCCGAGGCGCGCAAGAAGCAGAAGATCGTCGAAGTCAAAGAAATCAAGATGCGCCCGAACATCGACACCCATGATTATGAGGTGAAGATGAAGGCGATGGGTCGCTTCTTCGACGAAGGCGACAAGGTCAAGGTGACGCTGAAGTTCCGCGGCCGCGAAATGGCCCACCAGGAACTCGGCATGAAGCTTCTGCAGCAGGTCAAGGCCGATACGATCGAGTTCGCCAAAGTCGAAGCCGAACCCAAGCTTGAAGGCCGCCAGATGATGATGGTGCTGGCGCCGAAATAAGCGCCAGGCAATTTTTCGCCCAAGGCCGTCCGCAAGGGCGGCTTTTGTGCTTTCTGCCATTCTGACTTGGGCCGGCGTATTTTGGGATGCGCGAAGATTCCTCCGCGGCCCCGTTGCACTTTCATGACGCTGCGGTTATAAGCGCGCGTCCGAACTGACCGGCAGGGCATGCCGTGGCAGTTTCGAATGCTTGCGGAACGGTTCGTCGCCGATGCCGCAGATCAACAACAAACGCTCCCGCACCTTGTTGCGACGGCCGGAGAACCGGACTTCGCGAGAAGGGCTTTTTTGATGAAGCGCGCAGGGAGGACAGAAGGAGTAGCAAAATGCCCAAGATGAAGACGAAGTCCTCTGCCAAGAAGCGGTTCAAGATCACCGCAACCGGCAAGGTCAAGGCTGCCGCTGCCGGCAAGCGCCATGGCATGATCAAGCGTTCCAACAAGTTCATTCGCGATGCACGTGGCACCATGGTTCTCGCAGAACCGGATGGCCGCAAGGTTATCAAGAATTACCTGCCGAACGGTCTCTGAGACTCGTCCGCGAACGCTAGATTTAAGGAGATCATGATATGGCACGTGTAAAAAGAGGCGTCACCTCTCACGCCAAGCACAAGAAGGTTCTGAAGGCCGCAAAGG
This Rhizobium brockwellii DNA region includes the following protein-coding sequences:
- the rpmI gene encoding 50S ribosomal protein L35, whose translation is MPKMKTKSSAKKRFKITATGKVKAAAAGKRHGMIKRSNKFIRDARGTMVLAEPDGRKVIKNYLPNGL
- the infC gene encoding translation initiation factor IF-3 — translated: MRRPFKTDAPVKDGPRSNREIRIPKVQLIGADGQNVGIVPTDQALKMAEEAGLDLVEISPNVEPPVCKILDLGKLKYANQKKAAEARKKQKIVEVKEIKMRPNIDTHDYEVKMKAMGRFFDEGDKVKVTLKFRGREMAHQELGMKLLQQVKADTIEFAKVEAEPKLEGRQMMMVLAPK